From a region of the Dictyostelium discoideum AX4 chromosome 2 chromosome, whole genome shotgun sequence genome:
- a CDS encoding short-chain dehydrogenase/reductase family protein (Similar to SDR) gives MFFYKIIYFIGFPYIVLRLIVSIILPIASLYFIYCNFIAPKLREKPESSYKNKVVIITGASSGIGAELAKKYARLGCKVTIVARRLDQLEKVKSSFLKDYSRVNDDDILVIKGDLTLIDDCKNMVEKVIEKWSKIDICVWNAGSGSLIEFSKLQGDISIYRDNMELNYFSLVNCTHLVYKYLEQSHGSIIVISSLAGKFGTALRTSYSSSKHAVMGFFNSLRNETKNIQITIVCPGFILTEFHDNLKTLDGKQVERNKGNFMTASQCANEIILAERQGIRELIQTAKGRVGNYLQAIFPELIEFLTHKFASSSVKK, from the exons atgtttttttataaaataatttattttattggttttcCATATATTGTATTAAGATTAATagtatcaataattttaccAATTGCATCActttatttcatttattgtaatttcatTGCACCAAAGTTACGTGAAAAACCAGAATcatcatataaaaataaagttgtAATTATTACTGGTGCAAGTTCAGGTATTGGTGCTGAACTTGCTAAAAAATATGCAAGATTAGGTTGTAA agtTACAATTGTAGCAAGAAGATTAGACCAATTAGAAAAAGTAAAGTCAAGTTTTTTAAAGGACTATTCAAGagttaatgatgatgatattttagtaattaaaggtgatttaactttaattgatgattgCAA aAATATGGTTGAAAAAGTTATTGAAAAATGGtcaaaaattgatatttGTGTTTGGAATGCAGGATCAGGatcattgattgaatttaGTAAACTTCAAGGTGATATTTCAATTTATAGGGATAATAtggaattaaattatttctcATTAGTTAATTGTACACATTtagtttataaatatttagagCAATCACATGGTAGTATTATTGTAATCTCATCATTGGCTGGTAAATTTGGTACTGCTTTACGTACATCCTATAGTTCAAGTAAACATGCCGTTATGGGATTCTTTAATTCACTTAGAAATGAAACTAAAAACATTCAAATTACAATCGTTTGTCCAGGTTTCATTTTAACAGAATTTCATGATAATCTTAAAACTTTAGATGGTAAACAAGTCGAGAGaaataaaggtaattttatgACAGCATCCCAATGTGCAAATGAAATCATTTTAGCTGAACGTCAAGGTATTCGTGAATTAATCCAAACTGCAAAAGGTAGAGTTGGTAATTATCTTCAAGCAATTTTCccagaattaattgaattcttAACTCATAAATTTGCAAGTTCATctgttaaaaaataa
- the alfA gene encoding hypothetical protein yields MKMIIIFFILLILNLIKSQQYGPTWDQINSRPLPGWYDDVKFGIFIHFGIYSVPAFANGGYAEWYWWTLKNPSSDGGATQRYHEKEFGANFTYQDFVSRFDCRLFDANEWASIIEKSGAKYVVLTSKHHEGYTLWNSEQSWNWNSVETGPGIDIVGELTKSVKNMGLHMGLYHSLFEWFNPLYLADAETGKNPTTQVYVDEILMKQLKDIVTTYEPELIWADGDWMQLSNYWKSTEFLSWLYTNSSVKDTVIVNDRWGSECRDKNGGFYTGADHFNPYKLQSHKWENCATIGYSYGYDEYEQATDYQNATELIIDLVTTVACGGNFLLDVGPDAQGTIPNNMVDRLLEIGNWLSINSESIYGSSPWRVQNMTFNIWYTTNTTNGNVYAFVFELPDDGVLILSDPIGNNKTEATLLGLKGEKGVEVSLPIESTKPGITLNIPMVAPQDYPPYVYVFRLTDVE; encoded by the exons atgaagatgataatcattttttttatattgttaatattaaatttaattaaatctcaACAGTATGGACCAACATGGGACCAAATTAATTCAAGACCATTACCAGGTTgg tATGATGATGTAAAGTTTGgaatatttattcattttggAATTTATAGTGTACCAGCATTTGCAAATGGAGGATATGCAGAATGGTATTGGTGGACATTAAAAAATCCAAGTTCTGATGGTGGTGCAACACAAAGATATCATGAAAAAGAGTTTGGAGCCAATTTTACATATCAAGATTTCGTTTCAAGATTTGATTGTCGTTTATTCGATGCTAATGAATGGGcatcaataattgaaaaatctgGTGCAAAATATGTAGTTTTAACATCAAAACATCATGAAGGTTATACCCTTTGGAATAGTGAACAATCATGGAATTGGAATTCTGTTGAAACTGGTCCTGGTATTGATATCGTTGGTGAGTTAACAAAATCTGTTAAAAACATGGGTTTACATATGGGTCTTTATCATTCTTTATttg aatggTTTAATCCATTATATCTTGCAGATGCTGAAACTGGTAAAAACCCAACAACTCAAGTTTATgttgatgaaattttaatgaaacaattaaaagatattgtTACAACATATG aacCTGAATTAATTTGGGCAGATGGTGATTGGATGCAATTAAGTAATTATTGGAAATCAACAGAATTTTTAAGTTGGTTATATACAAATAGTAGTGTTAAAGATACAGTAATTGTAAATGATAGATGGGGAAGTGAATGTAGAGATAAGAATGGTGGATTTTATACTGGTGCTGACCATTTTAATCCATATAAACTTCAATCACATAAATGGGAAAATTGTGCAACCATTGGATATTCATATGGTTATGATGAATATGAACAGGCTACTGATTATCAAAATGCTACAGagttaataattgatttggtAACAACGGTTGCATGTGGTGGTAATTTCTTATTGGATGTAGGCCCAGATGCTCAAGGTACAATTCCAAATAATATGGTTGACCGTTTATTAGAGATTGGTAATTggttatcaattaattctgaATCAATTTATGGTAGTTCACCATGGAGAGTTCAAAATATGACTTTTAACATCTGGTATACTACAAATACTACCAATGGTAATGTTTATGCATTTGTATTTGAATTACCAGATGAtggtgttttaattttaagtgatccaattggtaataataaaacagaAGCAACTTTATTAGGTTTAAAAGGTGAAAAAGGTGTTGAAGTatcattaccaattgaatCAACAAAACCTGGTATTACACTAAACATTCCAATGGTTGCACCACAAGATTATCCACCATATGTTTATGTTTTTAGATTAACTGAtgtagaataa
- the dhkC gene encoding HisK family protein kinase, translating into MIVEVELGFLLSTLFFTIISIILFYFFINNKNNLIDQCQEVTKLNNKDNKIVNNNNNNYNNNNFNKIEEINDDKNKEIIKLINNSNNKNLKIKIQEIDSGNNNNNNNNNNNNNNNNLNKNSNEIFRNFKIFSGSLLVIDQDLNIISSSESVRDIFSNINDINGVNQQVIGSLQNYSFINLVHQKDKDRVSTFLKLKFKNNNNIKHQQFSEDIINEKDELKEIQIEDNKELIIINNNNNNNNDNVLKFGNNNSNNSSIILFQGVYHLNNTDLSKPFNLQVSILPFISENYIVLSLKDLSPPPLRLLLNKTSSALSPRSLSSSSSSSPSSSNNNGNTNNSGSLSPRSSNSNGSAVSPRNVSSNSMSPRGQNSDRSISSPRGSSSSSSSSSNELAISPRNSNGTISSPRTSNLSIESVLNNKSIDMISHLSHELRTPIHSVIASIQLFRSTILTVTQNEYLSIIDTSANTLLELVSNVLDYKRIRSGKLTLNNVDFNLCHVIEDVCAMVSPQAQAKSLQIASFIFIHCPLSFYGDPIRLRQVLLNLIGNGLKYTNKGQVCISVEPEQVNEHCMYLHFQVKDSGIGIKEENMSKLFAGFSQVNNGGTTQEALGSGLGLAISKDLVELMGGKIWCSSNATQNNGEAGCTFHFVIPLETNPKQLPCPIQNFNGLSVLVVDKNPYIQTVLCQYLEGWNCQVIKSSDIKEASNKLKDLRREQIEVVMIDIDNIDFRDFIQFKDAFNRLEFGRIGLITMSSDRSMVNEMGFGTSKLTKPFRQSHLVACLLASMPEHSSSTTNCFSNIVGMNSNINNNNNINNNSNNNNNNMQTHNSNSVYGNGNYGNCTPFSNNNNRIHMMSSGDKPSINNRRMSISLGKIPTFNSGGSNSPRSKKLFEEVLQQQQLQQQLQQQLQQQQQLQQQQQQQQQQQQQQQQQLQQQQQQLNTIDDDSNNYCNTTGTMDSIDEINKNNYSDSESDELNDDQAPIIAPVQQLSFGRVTRRHSIDIIMFENSRELSELRNLEDSTRYLSPRSMNNNNGNNDNGINGGSGNSLFGSSIKEEIGGTSDTSSLAQSPNSLSPRAPTKIMILDDNPVSLKLMQRILESRGFECYPFDCSEKAVAQLDQVNPAIIFMDCEMPKMNGFECTQLIRKREQESLCLLKDRKIIIALTAHINPEIQVKCFDAGMNDFISKPFKPQCLELILRKWEDCISNNQLNYNNSLINNQTTIQEQV; encoded by the coding sequence atgattgtcGAAGTTGAATTaggatttttattatcaacattattttttacaattatttcaattattttattttatttttttattaataataaaaataatttaattgatcaatGCCAAGAAgtaacaaaattaaataataaagataataaaattgtaaataataataataataattataataataataattttaataaaattgaagaaattaatgatgataaaaataaagaaattataaaattaattaataatagtaataataaaaatttaaaaattaaaatccaAGAAATAgatagtggtaataataataataataataataataataataataataataataataatttaaataaaaatagtaatgaaatttttagaaattttaaaatatttagtgGTTCACTTTTAGTTATTGatcaagatttaaatattatatcaTCATCCGAGAGTGTTAGAGATATTTTctcaaatattaatgatattaatggTGTGAATCAACAAGTAATTGGTAGTTTACAAAATTATAGTTTCATAAATTTAGTTCatcaaaaagataaagatagagtttcaacatttttaaaattaaaatttaaaaataataataatattaaacatcaacaattttctgaagatattattaatgaaaaagatgaattaaaagaaattcaaattgaagataataaagaattaattattatcaataataataataataataataatgataatgtattaaaatttggaaataataatagtaataatagtagtattatattatttcaaggagtttatcatttaaataatacagATTTATCAAAACCATTTAATTTACAAGTTTCAATTTTACCATTTATTTCTGAAAATTATAttgtattatcattaaaagatttatcaccaccaccattaagattacttttaaataaaacttctTCTGCATTATCACCAagatcattatcatcatcttcatcttcatcaccatcatcatcgaataataatggtaatacaaACAATAGTGGATCATTATCACCAAgatcttcaaattcaaatggtaGTGCAGTTTCACCAAGAAATGTTTCAAGTAATTCAATGTCACCAAGAGGTCAAAATAGTGATCGTAGTATTTCATCACCAAGAGGTTCATCATCGTcgtcgtcatcatcatcaaatgaatTAGCAATTTCACCTAGAAATAGTAATGGTACAATTTCATCACCAAGAACATCAAATCTTTCAATTGAAAgtgtattaaataataaatcaattgatatgaTTTCACATTTATCACATGAACTTAGAACACCAATTCATTCAGTTATTGCATCTATTCAATTGTTTAGATCAACCATTTTAACAGTTACtcaaaatgaatatttatcaattatagATACATCAGCCAATACATTATTGGAATTGGTATCCAATGTATTAGATTATAAAAGAATTAGATCAGGAAAGTTAACATTGAATAATGTTGATTTTAATCTTTGTCATGTGATTGAAGATGTTTGTGCAATGGTAAGTCCACAAGCTCAAGCAAAATCATTACAAATCGCCTCATTTATCTTTATTCATTGTCCATTGAGTTTCTATGGTGATCCAATTAGATTAAGACAagttttattgaatttaattggcAATGGTTTAAAGTACACTAATAAAGGTCAAGTTTGTATCTCTGTTGAGCCTGAACAAGTAAATGAACATTGTATGTATTTACATTTCCAAGTTAAAGATAGTGGTATCGGTATAAAGGAGGAGAATATGTCAAAATTATTCGCTGGCTTCTCTCAAgttaataatggtggtacCACACAAGAGGCATTGGGAAGTGGTTTGGGTTTGGCAATATCCAAGGATTTAGTAGAGTTAATGGGTGGTAAAATTTGGTGTTCTTCAAATGCCACTCAAAATAATGGTGAAGCTGGTTGTACATTCCATTTCGTTATACCATTGGAAACCAATCCAAAACAATTACCATgtccaattcaaaatttcAATGGTTTATCAGTATTGGTTGTCGATAAAAATCCATATATTCAAACTGTACTTTGTCAATATTTAGAGGGTTGGAATTGTCAAGTCATTAAAAGTTCCGATATAAAAGAGgcatcaaataaattaaaagatctAAGAAGAGAACAAATTGAAGTGGTTATGATTGATATCGATAATATCGATTTCCGTGATTTCATTCAATTTAAAGATGCTTTTAATCGTTTGGAATTCGGTAGAATCGGTTTAATTACAATGTCAAGTGATAGATCAATGGTAAATGAAATGGGTTTTGGCACttcaaaattaacaaaacCATTCCGTCAATCTCATTTAGTAGCTTGTCTATTAGCTAGTATGCCTGAACATTCTTCATCAACTACAAattgtttttcaaatattgttGGTAtgaatagtaatattaataataataataatattaataataatagtaataataataacaataatatgcAAACtcataatagtaatagtgtttatggtaatggtaattatGGTAATTGTACTCCATTCtcaaataacaacaatagaATTCATATGATGAGTTCAGGTGATAAACcaagtattaataatagaagAATGTCAATCTCATTGGGTAAAATTCCAACTTTTAATTCTGGTGGTTCAAATTCACCAAGaagtaaaaaattatttgaggaagttttacaacaacaacaacttcaacaacaacttcaacaacaacttcaacaacaacaacaacttcaacaacaacaacaacaacaacaacaacaacaacaacaacaacaacaacaattacaacaacaacaacaacaattaaatacaattgatgatgattcaaataattattgtaaTACAACAGGTACTATGGATAgtattgatgaaattaataaaaataattatagtgATAGTGAAAGTGAtgaattaaatgatgatCAAGCACCAATTATAGCACCAGTTCAACAATTATCATTTGGTCGTGTTACTAGAAGACATtctattgatattattatgttTGAAAATTCTAGAGAATTATCAGAATTAAGAAATCTTGAAGATTCAACTAGATATTTGTCACCACGttcaatgaataataataatggtaataatgataatggtatCAATGGTGGTAGTGGAAACTCATTATTTGgatcatcaattaaagaagAGATTGGTGGTACTTCTGATACAAGTTCATTAGCACAATCaccaaattcattatcaCCAAGAGCCCCAACAAAGATTATGATATTAGATGATAATCCAGTTAGCTTAAAATTAATGCAACGTATCTTGGAAAGTCGTGGATTCGAATGTTATCCATTCGATTGCTCAGAGAAAGCCGTTGCTCAATTGGATCAAGTTAATCCTGCCATCATTTTCATGGATTGTGAAATGCCAAAAATGAATGGTTTCGAATGTACTCAATTAATAAGAAAGAGGGAACAAGAATCACTTTGTCTATTAAAAGATCGTAAGATTATTATTGCTTTGACTGCTCATATTAATCCTGAAATTCAAGTTAAATGTTTCGATGCTGGTATGAATGATTTCATCTCAAAACCATTCAAACCACAATGCTTAGAATTAATCCTTAGAAAATGGGAAGATTGTATAagtaataatcaattaaattataacaatagtttaattaataatcaaactaCAATTCAAGAGCAAGtttaa
- a CDS encoding hypothetical protein (TRANSMEMBRANE PROTEIN. 6/101), whose translation MDDDKVNNNNNNNKRTHNLRFRRRIPKKTIRYVEIPFYQGSLIQYNRQLQKQQSISLEKSLDHNHEDIDTENDQGIELSDFETKLKEEEDEKEIVIIKEGQEEENIGKIPSPSPSSSPQIKLKSFKEKCIEKLNFISGINELYNIGLYRAAITEMVGTALFMFMSIAIFTSSINYFNFSYISNLDDFTLQQLSNSVPNYKVPILSGLLHIPLLFLLILACAPVSGGHLNPSITLATFFAGYTSFIRCIIYMIAQIVGGVIGSAIIKGILPNDVMSRGNLGMCSFGQSITPSGALGLEYMLSLFNLYVSFGTALDPRQTPFLGPITGSFFISGMLCLSIIASGGIAPNYIFGFNIARCLSPAIVLSKFENIWPYMVGPIMACLTIGVYIHCVPPFKSFNCSECSSERKKIKN comes from the exons ATGGATGACGAtaaagtaaataataataataataataataaaagaactCATAATTTAAGATTTAGAAGGAGAATAcccaaaaaaacaataagaTATGTTGAAATACCATTTTACCAAGGAAGTTTAATACAATATAATAGACAActacaaaaacaacaatcaatttcACTTGAAAAATCACTTGATCATAATCATGAAGATATTGATACCGAAAATGATCAAGGTATAGAATTATCAGATTTTGAAACAAAACtaaaagaagaagaggatgaaaaagaaattgtaataataaaagaaggTCAAGAGGAAGAAAATATTGGAAAAATACCATctccatcaccatcatcatcacctcaaattaaattaaaatcatttaaagaaaagtgtatagagaaattaaattttatttcagGTATAAATGAACTATATAATATTGGATTATATAGGGCAGCAATTACTGAAATGGTTGGTACAGCACTTTTCATGTTTATGTCTATAGCAATATTTACATCCTctataaattatttcaatttttcatatatttcaaatttagatGATTTCACATTAcaacaattatcaaatagtGTACCAAATTATAAAGTACCAATATTAAGTGGTCTTTTACatataccattattatttttattaattttagcaTGTGCACCTGTTAGTGGTGGTCATTTAAATCCATCAATTACATTAGCAACATTTTTCGCTGGTTATACTTCtt ttataagATGTATAATTTATATGATTGCACAAATTGTTGGTGGAGTTATTGGGTCAGCTATAATTAAAGGAATTTTACCAAATGATGTTATGAGTAGAGGAAATTTAGGTATGTGCTCATTTGGACAATCTATAACACCAAGTGGAGCATTAGGGTTAGAATATATGCTTTCACTATTTAATTTGTATGTTTCTTTTGGAACGGCACTTGATCCACGTCAAACACCTTTTTTAGGACCAATTACAGgttcatttttcatttcagGAATGTTATGTCTTTCAATTATAGCATCTGGTGGTATTGCACCCAATTATATCTTTGGTTTTAATATTGCAAGATGTTTATCACCAGCGATtgttttatcaaaatttgaaaatatttggCCATATATGGTTGGTCCAATTATGGCTTGTTTAACAATTGGTGTTTATATTCATTGTGTACCACCTTTTAAATCATTCAATTGTAGTGAATGTAGTtcagaaagaaaaaaaattaaaaattaa
- the omt3 gene encoding methyltransferase type 12 domain-containing protein, which translates to MNNKTSNGDITNDEPTVGSKRSWTDVNYKFCEDKEKQVVEEIQTETSWADVDWDSVRESIAKSITEKETDIIGEEDKIHHEDNAMDYWDKFYKKNQNKFFKDRTYLHLEFPELNPLKITRDETFIFFEDDDAAAEGAENGGGGGGSDNLYQDKDDLEKQEKEREKKMANLLSKNVDIKELKNRWVKDIQELTNDESKKLTVLEIGCGTGATVYPLLKLNPEKYFYVFDFSPHAVNLVKSNSLYNEAKLNAFVCDIATEQIPTSIVKDNSIDMMLMIFVLSAISRDKMHAVANSLFKSLKPGGVLYIRDYGLYDMTQLRFISKKGKKIDENFYLRADGTRTYFFTTQVLSEIFEAAGFKTLVSKYDTRELRNRKRMISMYRVWVRGKFMKPLDNENTENNSKILSIYNDPINNNNNNNNNNNNNNNNTTTTTSTTTTN; encoded by the exons atgaataataaaacctCAAATGGTGATATCACCAATGATGAACCAACAGTTGGTTCAAAGAGATCATGGACAGatgtaaattataaattttgtgAAGATAAAGAGAAACAAGTTGTTGAAGAAATTCAAACTGAAACATCTTGGGCTGATGTCGATTGGGATAGTGTTAGAGAATCT attgcAAAATCAATTACAGAAAAAGAAACAGATATAATTGGTGAAGAGGATAAAATTCATCATGAAGATAATGCAATGGATTATTGggataaattttataaaaagaatcaaaataaattctttaaagatAGAACTTATTTACATTTAGAATTTCCAGAATTAAATCCATTAAAAATTACAAGAGATGaaacttttatattttttgaagatgatgatgctgCTGCTGAAGGTGCAGagaatggtggtggtggtggtggtagtgataATTTATATCAAGATAAAGATGATTtagaaaaacaagaaaaagaaagagagaAAAAGATGGcaaatttattatctaaaaatgttgatattaaagaattgaaaaatcGATGGGTTAAAGATATTCAAGAGTTAACAAATGATGAGAGTAAGAAATTAACAGTGTTGGAGATTGGTTGTGGTACAGGTGCAACTGTTTatccattattaaaattaaatcctGAAAAGTATTTCTATGTTTTCGATTTCTCACCACATGCTGTCAATTTagttaaatcaaattcactCTACAATGAAGCCAAATTAAATGCATTCGTTTGTGATATTGCAACTGAACAAATTCCAACTTCAATAGTTAAAGATAATTCAATAGATATGATGTTAATGATTTTCGTTTTATCTGCAATCTCTAGAGATAAAATGCATGCTGTtgcaaattcattatttaaa tcaTTAAAACCAGGTGGTGTATTATATATTAGAGATTATGGGTTATATGATATGACACAATTAAGattcatttcaaaaaaaggtaaaaagaTTGATGAAAACTTTTATTTACGTGCAGATGGCACTAGAACTTATTTCTTTACAACTCAAGTATTAAGTGAAATATTTGAAGCTGCTGGTTTTAAAACTTTGGTTTCAAAATATGATACAAGAGAATTAAGAAATAGAAAAAGAATGATTTCAATGTATAGAGTTTGGGTTAGAGGTAAATTTATGAAACCtttagataatgaaaatactgaaaataatagtaagattttatcaatttataatgatccaataaataataataataataataataataataataataataataataataatactactacaactacttcaaccaccaccacaaattaa
- the ecmJ gene encoding cellulose-binding domain-containing protein, producing MSKKLFLILFFFALFSLVISQQLTISQALTSSWNHNGQPFSVWDVRVRNTGKAIVFGATIVGVSNLELENVWSVEQISSNKFSFPKYISQNGGLKNGTYFNFGYINKSEQPAIFNIIDVIN from the coding sequence atgtccaaaaaattattcttaattttatttttctttgcCCTTTTTTCATTAGTAATTAGTCAACAATTAACCATATCACAAGCACTAACAAGTTCTTGGAATCATAATGGTCAACCATTCTCAGTCTGGGATGTAAGGGTAAGAAATACTGGAAAAGCCATAGTGTTTGGGGCAACCATTGTTGGTGTATCAAATTTAGAATTGGAAAATGTATGGTCTGTAGAACAAATctcatcaaataaattttcatttccaAAATATATTAGTCAAAATGGGGGTCTAAAGAATGGtacatattttaattttggatatattaataaaagtgAACAACCagcaatatttaatattattgatgttattaattaa